The Prunus persica cultivar Lovell chromosome G8, Prunus_persica_NCBIv2, whole genome shotgun sequence genome includes a region encoding these proteins:
- the LOC18769001 gene encoding TMV resistance protein N — translation MALSTKRDSAFLPSPDQYAPQPNHDVFLSFRGEDTRLSFVSHLYHELLLRGIKTFKDDPKLERGTPISSELFNAIEESRLAIVVLSPNYASSSWCLDELTKILQCMKSKSTVLPVFYHVDPSDIRKQTGSFACAFAEHEERFREDRERVKSWRAALTEVANLSGFDSKNECERKLIENIVEWVWEKVHHRFKLLGSTELVGMKFIREQVDLLLAHPTDDVRFVGIWGMGGIGKTTIAKLVYDRISIHYEVNSFLANVREVSQRGDLVNLQRQLLSPILKDQFTQVWDEQWGTSVIKNCLYNKKVLLILDDVSESSQLEKLAGEKDWFGKGSIIIITTRDKRLLVKHDIHISCKVEALGNDDALVLFSLNAFKKNEPEEGFLELSKGFVSYAKGLPLALKLLGCLVYKRDQDEWRSELDKLQKIPKSEIIDLLKISYDRLDEMNKDIFLDVAFFHKGKDKEEVIEILDSCGLCGCVGINDLVQKSLLTISHRNVEMHDLIQEMALEIVRRECSEEPGRRSRLCNCDDISHVFINNTATNKIKGIALGMARLEMGDWNCEAFSKMCNLKILEFDNVIISSSPRILPNSLRSIKWSLYPSKFLPSGFQPNFLIALEMCNSKLVRLWDGRKDLPNLKKMKLVGSENLTTTPDFSGVPNLELLDFQFCKNLVEIHPSIVDLKCLESLNLGFCSKLKKIPEFSGQMKNLSFLLLSGTSIEKLSSSIGCLVDLTILLLEDCKNLTGLPSEICNLKSLTELEVSGCSKIDKLPENMGEMESLTELQLYETSIRQLPRSIVGLKKLMSLSLGGRSGSQPNKSRFWWGLPLLNGRKAFVLASLDGLFSLKYLDLSNCGVCEGDLPSDIGCLSSLKELRLSGNNFVSLPASVGCLSKLTLFWVNGCQSLEQLPDLSKLISLVDINIANCTSLKMLPHLSSNFSLVDIHYEIHFCRFKCANCFVLVDNEGCDSIILKMLQRYLQLQLQLQTRVFPRIYLDRFEILTPGRKIPEWFSNQSLGDSLTVELPTTWMGIALCVVFEVPADLSEFLCFRITSFSQEKSTHRFSRSFKIGDVVSDHLWVIFLSHKQFEKIYGQIKVLFTTDYSQDIMWGDKKSCVKRCGFCLVHEQDVEQLNQIMMNKSIIKSTTIYPTNSADAQGQHCHDD, via the exons ATGGCATTGAGCACCAAAAGAGACTCTGCCTTTCTTCCTTCACCTGATCAGTATGCTCCTCAACCGAACCACGATGTGTTTTTGAGTTTCAGGGGTGAGGACACTCGACTTAGCTTTGTATCCCATTTATACCACGAATTGCTGCTCAGGGGCATTAAAACATTCAAGGACGATCCTAAGCTTGAAAGAGGGACACCTATTTCTTCAGAGCTCTTCAATGCAATCGAAGAATCAAGGCTTGCAATCGTTGTTCTCTCCCCAAATTATGCGTCTTCTTCCTGGTGCTTGGATGAGCTTACAAAGATTCTCCAATGCATGAAATCCAAGAGCACTGTTCTGCCAGTGTTTTATCATGTGGATCCTTCCGACATACGAAAACAAACCGGTAGTTTTGCATGCGCATTCGCTGAGCATGAGGAAAGGTTTAGGGAAGACAGAGAAAGGGTGAAGAGCTGGAGAGCTGCTTTAACTGAAGTGGCCAATTTATCTGGGTTTGATTCAAAGAATGA GTGTGAAAGAAAGCTTATTGAAAATATTGTTGAATGGGTGTGGGAGAAAGTGCATCACAGATTCAAATTGTTAGGTTCCACAGAGTTGGTGGGAATGAAGTTCATACGTGAGCAAGTAGATTTGCTTTTAGCTCATCCTACGGATGATGTTCGCTTTGTAGGGATATGGGGGATGGGCGGAATTGGCAAAACAACCATTGCTAAGCTAGTTTATGATCGCATTTCTATCCATTATGAAGTTAACAGCTTTCTTGCTAATGTTAGAGAGGTTTCTCAACGTGGTGATCTTGTTAATCTACAAAGACAACTTCTTTCCCCAATCTTAAAGGATCAATTTACTCAAGTTTGGGATGAACAGTGGGGAACCTCTGTCATTAAGAATTGCTTGTATAATAAAAAGGTTCTTCTCATTCTTGATGATGTGAGTGAATCAAGCCAACTTGAAAAGTTGGCTGGTGAAAAAGATTGGTTTGGTAAGGGGAGTATAATCATTATTACAACTAGAGATAAACGGTTGCTAGTTAAACATGATATACATATATCATGTAAGGTAGAGGCATTAGGTAATGATGATGCTCTTGTGCTCTTTAGTTTGAACGCCTTCAAAAAAAATGAGCCTGAGGAAGGTTTCTTGGAATTATCTAAGGGTTTTGTAAGTTATGCCAAAGGCCTTCCACTAGCTCTTAAACTTTTGGGATGCTTAGTGTATAAGAGAGATCAAGATGAATGGAGAAGTGAATTGGATAAGCTCCAGAAAATTCCTAAATCAGAAATTATTGATTTGCTCAAAATAAGTTATGATAGACTAGACGAGATGAACAAGGATATATTTCTTgatgttgcattttttcatAAGGGGAAGGACAAGGAGGAAGTAATTGAAATACTAGACAGTTGTGGCCTATGTGGTTGTGTTGGGATAAATGATCTCGTTCAGAAATCACTCTTAACTATATCACATAGGAATGTTGAAATGCATGATTTGATACAAGAAATGGCATTGGAAATTGTTCGTCGGGAGTGTTCTGAAGAGCCTGGTAGACGAAGTCGATTGTGCAATTGTGATGATATCTCTCATGTATTCATAAACAATACG gcaacaaacaaaattaaaggcATTGCCTTAGGAATGGCGAGACTTGAAATGGGAGATTGGAATTGTGAAGCCTTCTCTAAGATGTGTAACCTGAAAATTCTTGAATTTGACAATGTGATCATTTCTTCAAGCCCTAGAATTCTTCCTAATTCCTTGAGAAGTATCAAATGGAGTCTGTATCCTTCCAAATTTCTCCCATCAGGTTTTCAACCGAATTTCCTTATTGCACTTGAGATGTGTAATAGCAAACTTGTTCGGCTTTGGGATGGAAGAAAG GACTTGCCTaacttgaaaaaaatgaagcttgTTGGCTCTGAAAACTTGACCACAACCCCAGATTTCAGTGGCGTTCCGAATCTTGAGTTGttggattttcaattttgtaagAATTTGGTTGAGATTCACCCGTCAATTGTAGATCTCAAATGTCTTGAATCCTTGAATCTTGGTTTTtgctcaaaattgaaaaagattcCAGAATTTTCAGGgcaaatgaaaaatttgtcatttcttcttttaagtGGGACTTCCATTGAGAAATTATCTTCATCAATAGGATGTCTGGTTGACCTTACTATTCTGCTTCTAGAAGATTGCAAAAATCTCACGGGACTTCCGAGTgaaatttgtaatttgaagTCTCTTACAGAGCTCGAGGTGAGTGGATGCtcaaaaattgacaaactCCCAGAGAACATGGGGGAGATGGAGTCTCTTACAGAGCTTCAATTGTATGAAACTTCTATAAGACAGCTGCCACGCTCCATTGTTGGTTTGAAAAAACTGATGAGTCTATCTTTGGGTGGAAGAAGTGGATCACAGCCTAATAAATCAAGGTTTTGGTGGGGCCTCCCGCTCTTAAATGGAAGAAAGGCTTTTGTGTTGGCTTCGCTTGATGGTTTATTCTCTTTGAAGTATTTGGATCTGAGTAATTGTGGTGTTTGTGAAGGGGATCTTCCTAGTGATATTGGTTGCTTGTCCTCTTTAAAAGAATTAAGGCTTAGTGGAAACAATTTTGTTAGCCTTCCTGCAAGCGTTGGATGTCTTTCTAAGCTTACGTTATTTTGGGTGAATGGGTGCCAAAGTCTTGAACAATTGCCAGATCTTTCTAAGCTTATCTCATTGGTGGATATAAATATAGCCAATTGCACTTCCCTAAAAATGTTACCACATCTTTCGTCAAATTTCTCATTAGTGGATATACACTACGAAATACATTTTTGTCGTTTTAAATGTGCCAATTGCTTTGTATTGGTTGACAATGAAGGCTGCGATAGTATAATACTGAAAATGCTACAGCGATACCTTCAGCTTCAGCTTCAGCTTCAGACTCGg GTATTCCCTCGTATATATCTTGACAGATTCGAAATTTTAACTCCTGGAAGGAAAATTCCAGAGTGGTTCAGTAATCAAAGTTTGGGAGATTCCCTAACTGTGGAGCTACCTACCACGTGGATGGGAATTGCTTTATGTGTTGTGTTTGAAGTTCCGGCTGATCTTTctgaatttctttgttttcgaATTACCTCTTTCTCACAAGAAAAGTCGACACATAGATTTTCAAGATCTTTTAAAATAGGCGATGTTGTGTCAGATCACCTTTGGGTAATTTTTTTATCTCATAAACAATTTGAGAAGATATACGGTCAGATAAAGGTTTTGTTCACAACTGATTATTCTCAAGACATAATGTGGGGAGACAAAAAATCTTGTGTGAAGAGgtgtgggttttgtttggtgCACGAGCAAGATGTGGAACAACTCAACCAAATCATGATGAACAAATCCATCATCAAGAGCACTACTATTTATCCTACCAATTCAGCTGATGCACAAGGTCAACATTGCCACGATGACTAG